The genomic window AGGTGCTGGGCTCCGAGATCAGCATGGGCACGCTCAAACCGCTGCTGCTGCGGCCGCTCTCGCGCACCCGCTTCATCGCCGCCAAGCTGATCGCCGCGCTCGCCTACCCCTTCATGGTGCTGGCGGCGAGCCTGCTGGCCTCGATCCTCGCGGGCCTGCCCCACGGCCTGGGCGGCTTCTTCGGGGGCACCGGCCTGGGCGAGGGCGGCTTCGCCGGGGTGGGCTTCCTGAGCGCCGGCGCCGCCTTCGCCGAGGTGCTCCGGGCCTACGTCTTCGCCGCCCTCACGCTGCTGCCCATCGCCGCTTTGAGCCTGATGTTCGCGGTCTGGTTCAGCTCCACCACCGCCGCGGCGCTGGGGGCGATCGCCACGGTGCTGCTGATGCGGCTGCTTATCGCCTTCCCCGGCCTGAAGCCGCTGCTCCTCACCACCTACCTCGACCTCTACCTGCACCCCGCGGACTGGGCCATGGGGTTGAGCCTGCTCTTCATCTACACCGTCGGCTTCGGGCTGCTGGCGGTGCTGCTCTTCGAACGCAAGGACGTGTGAAGGAGGGACCGTGGGCAAACTGACCCATTTCGAGGACGGAAAACCCCGGATGGTCGACGTGTCGGACAAGCGGGCCACGGTGCGCGTCGCACGCGCCGAAGCCGCGGTGAAGCTGACCCCCGAGGCCGCAGCGGCCCTGAAAGAGGGCGGCGTCGGCAAGGGCGACCCGCTGGTGGTGGCCCAGCTGGCCGGCATCATGGCCGCCAAGAAGACGAGCGAGCTGATCCCGCTCTGCCACCCGCTGCCCCTTTCCAAGGTCGCCGTCGAGGTCGTCTTCGACGAGGCCGCGGCGCGGGTGCGCATCACCTGCGAGGTCAAGACCAAGGCCGAGACCGGGGTGGAGATGGAGGCGCTCACCGCCGCCAGCGTGGCGGCGCTGACCGTCTACGACATGCTCAAGGCCGCCAGCAAAGGGCTGGAGATCGAGCAGGTGCGCCTGCTCTACAAGTCGGGCGGCAAGTCCGGCACCTGGGAACGCGGCTGAGCCCGGCGGCCCCAGCCGCGCCCGCACGCTCCGCGGAAAAAGATGTATACTGTATACATCTCAGGAGGTCGGACGTGCGCATCGAACGCCCCAACCTGGTCCGGGAAGCCGCCTACGAACGGCTGAAACGCCGCATCCTCGAAGGCGTGCTGCGGCCGGGGGCGCGGCTCAGCGAGCCCGCGCTGGCCCAGGCGCTGGGGGTGAGCCGCACCCCGGTGCGCGAGGCGCTGCAACGCCTCGCGCAGGAGGGGTTGGTGGAGCTGCGTCCGGGTCGGGGGGCACGGGTGCGGGTGCTCAGCCCCCGCGAGGTCGAGGAGGTCTACGAGGTGCGGGCGCTGATCGAGGGCGAGGCCGCGGCCCGCGCCGCAGGGCGCTGCGACGAAGCGGGCCTGCGCAGGCTCGAGGCCGCGCTCGACGTGCTCGAGACGGCCGATCCGGACGACTACGCCGCCCAGATCGCCGCCGACGAGCGCTTCCACGCGCTCCTGGTGGCCGCAAGCGGCAACCGCGTGCTCGAACAGGTCTTCCACGACCTCGACGCCGCGCTCGCCCTCACCCGCCAGTTCTCGCGCGACCTCAACCAGACCCCCGAGACCCGCGCGCAGCACCGCGCCATCGTCGCCGCCATCCATGCCGGCGACGCCGCGGCCGCGCGCGCGGCCGCCGAGGCCCACGTGCAGGCCTTCAAGGCCACCGTGGCTCGGCGCATCCAGGAGGCCGCATGGACCTGAACCCCCTCTACCGTTCGCTGGTGCTGGGCGTCGCGGGCCAGAAGTGGCTCGAGCGCCTGGTGCGCACCCACGGCTGGCGCTACGCCCGCCGCTACGTGGCCGGCCACACCCTCGAAGAGGCCCTGGACGTCGTGCGCGAGCTCGAAGACGAGGGCATCCACGCGCTGGTGGACCTGCTCGGCGAGATGGTGACGAGCGAGGAGGAGGCCGCCGC from Oceanithermus desulfurans includes these protein-coding regions:
- the moaC gene encoding cyclic pyranopterin monophosphate synthase MoaC, which encodes MGKLTHFEDGKPRMVDVSDKRATVRVARAEAAVKLTPEAAAALKEGGVGKGDPLVVAQLAGIMAAKKTSELIPLCHPLPLSKVAVEVVFDEAAARVRITCEVKTKAETGVEMEALTAASVAALTVYDMLKAASKGLEIEQVRLLYKSGGKSGTWERG
- a CDS encoding GntR family transcriptional regulator, which gives rise to MRIERPNLVREAAYERLKRRILEGVLRPGARLSEPALAQALGVSRTPVREALQRLAQEGLVELRPGRGARVRVLSPREVEEVYEVRALIEGEAAARAAGRCDEAGLRRLEAALDVLETADPDDYAAQIAADERFHALLVAASGNRVLEQVFHDLDAALALTRQFSRDLNQTPETRAQHRAIVAAIHAGDAAAARAAAEAHVQAFKATVARRIQEAAWT
- a CDS encoding ABC transporter permease, giving the protein MFRFVGWEIVKMLHLRSVRLGLAAAFVLPIIWTLAPGLKQVYGLVLVSGWQVPSLALLAGMEFLYPFLIAMAAAEVLGSEISMGTLKPLLLRPLSRTRFIAAKLIAALAYPFMVLAASLLASILAGLPHGLGGFFGGTGLGEGGFAGVGFLSAGAAFAEVLRAYVFAALTLLPIAALSLMFAVWFSSTTAAALGAIATVLLMRLLIAFPGLKPLLLTTYLDLYLHPADWAMGLSLLFIYTVGFGLLAVLLFERKDV